A genome region from Anastrepha obliqua isolate idAnaObli1 chromosome 4, idAnaObli1_1.0, whole genome shotgun sequence includes the following:
- the LOC129246468 gene encoding sterol O-acyltransferase 1, with protein sequence MAEEKIKSAESEQIKSLPNGQLKRDPTNLNNNFVEPNYLNERLQSLQNVLLEDFKKRLHEEFEGVVQELRKHELQLNEFKAFAKPQNGSTWSNRILATEGSNHAPTDSKTILASTTEDSNAESKQPAKHKKQPRPLPEKVFVVRESYLTALLEVDHMRTIYHIFGAVLLILLLHSISYDYFTEGRVYIGLGTFKSSLAKIQYVFGIWLLEHAVVFLLYYAFKMWANVRVKLARQPALQSFWSHSCLIAYISSQLVFGYVASALCLKLELTFITSSILLLESTRLLMKMHSFVRTNAARVLAGKLKVDSNSNELEGTKNKQQSTLATRLPAFSSYLYFLFAPTLIYRDSYPRTSHIRWKFALARFMEIVGIAFIYSFLFERYIKVQFENIGRDELTTASLIVKLHNMFFINNIIFLCGFYLILHSWLNFTSELLRFGDRMFYKDWWTSPNYDAFFRNWNVVVHDWLYEYIYKDTYNYIFKSSKLPATLMVFYTSAIVHEHIIGFALKLFFPVMFFFFGVLAICMVFITRKTSKRLGNFLVWGTLIFGNGLLFSLYSMEHYARQNCPRTYENWTDYLVPTVWTCYSE encoded by the exons ATCCCACAAATTTGAATAACAATTTCGTCGAACCCAACTACCTAAACGAGCGATTACAGAGTTTGCAAAATGTTTTGCTTGAAGATTTCAAAAAACGTTTACATGAAGAGTTTGAAGGTGTCGTACAAGAGCTGCGCAAACATGAGCTTCAATTGAACGAATTCAAAGCATTCGCCAAGCCACAGAACGGTAGCACGTGGAGCAATCGCATCTTAGCCACAGAAGGGTCTAATCATGCCCCAACTGATTCAAAAACAATTCTCGCCAGCACAACGGAAGACTCAAATGCAGAAAGCAAACAGCCGgccaaacataaaaaacaaccaCGACCTCTGCCTGAAAAAGTGTTCGTTGTGCGCGAATCGTATCTCACGGCGTTGCTGGAAGTCGACCACATGCGCACAATTTATCACATTTTTGGCGCAGTATTGTTGATTTTACTTTTACATAGCATTTCATACGATTATTTCACAGAAGGAAG AGTGTACATTGGTTTGGGTACCTTCAAGTCAAGTTTGGCGAAAATTCAATATGTATTTGGAATCTGGTTGTTGGAACATGCTGTTGTATTCCTGCTTTACTATGCCTTCAAAATGTGGGCTAATGTGCGGGTCAAACTGGCAAGACAAC CTGCACTACAAAGTTTCTGGTCACATTCCTGCCTAATAGCATACATTAGTTCTCAGCTGGTCTTTGGTTATGTAGCCTCTGCGCTTTGTCTAAAACTGGAGTTAACATTCATAACCTCTTCCATTCTACTACTCGAGTCAACTAGACTGCTTATGAAGATGCATTCCTTTGTACGCACGAACGCTGCGCGTGTGCTTGCCGGAAAGCTGAAAGTTGACAGCAATTCAAATGAATTGGAGGGCACCAAGAATAAACAGCAATCAACACTTGCCACACGCTTACCTGCATTCAGCTCCTATCTATACTTTCTGTTCGCACCTACACTCATCTACCGCGACAGCTATCCGCGCACTTCACACATCCGCTGGAAATTCGCACTGGCGAGATTTATGGAAATCGTTGGCATAGCATTCATCTACAGTTTCTTGTTTGAGCGTTACATTAAGGTTCAGTTCGAGAATATTGGACGTGACGAATTAACCACAGCCTCCCTAATTGTCAAGTTGCATAACATGTTTTTTATCAAcaacataatatttttatgcgGTTTCTATCTCATTCTCCATTCTTGGTTGAATTTTACTTCTGAATTATTGCGTTTCGGCGATCGTATGTTTTACAAGGACTGGTGGACCTCGCCGAACTATGACGCTTTCTTCCGTAATTGGAATGTTGTTGTACATGATTGGCTCTACGAGTATATCTACAAGGACACCTACAACTACATTTTTAAAAGCTCCAAGTTGCCTGCAACGCTAATGGTTTTCTATACATCAGCCATAGTGCACGAACATATAATTGGATTTGCCTTAAAACTTTTCTTCCCAgtcatgttttttttctttggtgtaCTCGCTATATGTATGGTTTTTATTACTCGCAAAACCTCCAAGAGACTTGGCAATTTTTTGGTATGGGGAACACTGATTTTCGGCAATGGCTTATTGTTTTCATTATACAGCATGGAACATTACGCGCGCCAAAATTGTCCTAGGACATATGAGAATTGGACGGACTATTTAGTGCCGACAGTGTGGACTTGTTACAGCGAATAA